Sequence from the Melitaea cinxia chromosome 18, ilMelCinx1.1, whole genome shotgun sequence genome:
CATCCTCACCAACGGAGAATGAAGTCCCAGATTTGTTTTGCGATCTGGCCCacgcaaattttttttcattggaTGTCGAGGTTATACTGTATTGTACCACTACAGAGATCTCCTTGCACACTAGTACTAatcttattacatataaattacgTGTCACGTtgttgtccgcgatgaactcctaaactacttaaccgattttaatcagcacaccgtgtgcagtttgatccaacttaaaagataggctatattttttttatatatgtaattactatataataagGCAATACGAAGTTCGCTAGGTCAGTTAGAGgattataaaaaagattaataaattaatatatagttaataaatattattaataataaataaattaacaaagaattaaattcaaaattctcGCTAAAATCACACTGGGTTACAAGCGTTCCATGGCTACAACTACAATACAACCATAGTTTGGTTACAAAAActgttaaaacaattttttttttggaaaatccATAAATGCACGTACTTCTGCAACAGCAGCGCCCTCTAGCGACTTTTGTGGGAACTAGAGATCGACCATATAACGATTAGTTGATTTGTGTTTTGTAGACAATTACAGATGGCTCTGATTCATTCACGTTACATGATATttataaccgactttaaaaaagaaggaggttctcaatttaatTTCTGTTGTgtattcgatccccgcacatgacaaacatttatattggctatacagatgtttgtcgtggtcaaGGTGTATGTGCAGTCCTTgtcggtctccccaccgtgcctcggagaggactttaagccgtcagtccccgttgttatcatgtacacctgattgcgatcgttactcatagtagggaatatatccgccaacccgtattttagcagcgtggtagattaagctctgatccttctcctacatggggaaagaggcctatgaccagtagtgggatattacaggctgaagcgtaggcctacatatgtattatatgtatatacatagacagcgttttaaaaaaaaccattataCGTGTAAAAgcaatgttataattatatataatatattgaactCGCGGTTTTGCCCGTTTAAATTACATGGTTTTAGCAGTTCTGTTTATATGGGGagaggggcctatgcccagcagtgggatattacaggctgaagtgtatctCAATTGGagtgttttaatgtattttagttACCTCAGGACTATTTTATCCAGATCTGACTcggcccggcttcgcacgagtacaatgctgatactaaatataaaatataagataaatttttgcaactagctgtgcccgcgacttcgttcgcgtggaactttttattacatcagcaaTCTTCCAGTGACagttccgtcaaaatcagtccagccggttcagagattagccggaacaaacaaacagacagacagacagacagacaaaaattgtaaaaaatattattttggtatatgtaccgtgtacctatacatccatatacatttagtaaaaagcggttattttaatattacaaacagacactccgatttttttatttgtatctatagatgtaagcgcaaaaaaatatgtttagttacgacatcacattagaaacctctaaaaccaCCAgtatttctctactatattacgTATGTATTATACTTAAGAACCTTCCTCTGGAGTCACTCTATTAAGTACAGATAAcaacatcaaaatccgttgtgtagttATAATaactaagcatacagacagcaggaagcgactttCTTTTATAGTATGTAATGATAATGCCTAACTATGTacttacttgactgttttttcctcaccttgcgttgtattatacctacctacccatagctttttactgggtgtaccgatattgattttttcttttttaaatcaaaagttatTACTTGTATTGtagtcccatttcaatttgatcgaggtctgatactttttgagtcatttttgatgacgcgtattgacttgactattgtttcgtctaACTACgcgtattacttgtcaatgtgtGTCGTTGTGTTGATGTGATGTCGTTAattgaaatcagtttttttttgcgaCCAAACACATTTCTCTATAggataaaagtataatttttaaacatttaaaatatcatatatttacaATCTAACACTAGGAAAAGAGCGTCACCACAAACGGTTTTTCTATAGACGAACCAATGGCTTTTAACTACGTATGCATATTCATAAGTCACGAAATGTTAACGTAATAACTAATCTCGGAAACTTCGACACAAATAGATCCGTGCATTGTGAGATCACCGTTACGAGGAAAATACCGCCGACGTACACATTAAAGACATCGTTTAGTCCGTTCGTATGAACTCCCAGGATATAAATGTTGGTCcgataaaaaaaacgtaagatCGTTTGTTTGAGTTGAGCAATTAGAGACATCACAAACCACACTAATAAGTTTAAACAAGCCGTCAAGATTATTTGAACCcggtatgtatatttatacctgcggtcaccaacccacctgcccagcgtggtgactatgggcaacacacatgagttcacgccatttttggcgcgaacttgtgtaggcctatgtccagcagtgaactgcgatgaAATGATGTATTATAAGCTTTTGAATGGCTCATTTTAGACCGGAGCATGTTTTTCTTATGCTACTAATTTGGTAAACAATCGCACGGcccaactgatggtaagcgattaacgtagccTATGTAGCCAAGGgtgttgtcgaccctacccccgatCCTCTCCAGGaggcccaggagctctggtcaccttaccactaCGTGCGAGCACTATTATGTAGAcgtgatcctctgtaaggttTAGGTGCTTCAGAcgagctgttccagattttgagcagaatatgtCATACTTTGATCATGATTGGTGTATTATACATAGTTTATCACATAAACCTAAAGCCCTGAAACTTATTATACCGTTCGCGATTAAAGCCTATATATCAGTGACTTATGTGCAAGATAAGCTCTATCAACGACCGGGAAAGCAGGTTCTTGAGGAAAGAGATGACTCATAATAAAAGCGCAAAGCTTATACATACTAGTTCTTACGTTACTTTAACATCCCACTCCTGAGCAttggtctctttctccatgtaggaggaggCTCAGAGCTTAAGCCACGCTGCTCAACTGCAAGTTGGTGGATAATAttttcttactatgagtaacgagagctatcaggtgtatatgataacaacatatatatttaagaaataagaaaatttcGCTTCAGACGTATATTAGTGTTTGGAATGTGTATGGAATTTTACAATTTCTGAGCGGAGATGTATGAATTTAGGCGTATAAATGATTTGTGTGATTAGTATGAGAATAAtggtttagttattttttaagcaATAATCAAGTGTGCGGTCCGCCTGCCATtaatcgattaccgtagccaATGGACGCCGATAATCCAGGAAGGATTGCAGCACGATACCCATCCTAGCCCTGATTTGCCCCAGGCTCTGAcaaccttaccacaggaacacacttagagcaatattattaagctgtgatatTTTTTAAGGTACTTCTCTAGTCTGGCTGTTACAGATTTTGACCAACGTATTTCCTGCTATGACcacatattttgtattaaaataggtATGTATAGGacaaattgatatttttgtaagttttaaataTCGCATTTAGTTATAAGGCATCTGCTGGAAATATTGAGGATTTGGAGCAAATACAGATAGCGATGAGCTGTCTATATGTATAAACAAAAACGAGTCACCCAAATGAAGCTATGTGGGTACGTACTACGTAGTTACGTACCTATGCGCGTACGCTATCTTCCGAACCACTGCACCAAATTGAATAACTTTTTTCGttctcatttaaaaattgtcGTCTTCAATtttgtataacagaaaattaaaaataaatcaatactaCACcgtaaaaatatctatatggcgGTACGATGCTCGCCGTCAACTATTTATGAAATGATTACCAAATTATGAGCGTCATGTACTGCCTAAGTACCGCGGACGAGACCGCGTgtcacaaataatattattgtgtaCTAACACATCATGTCATGATCGATATGACCTTAACAGCTTTTCTAAGTAAGCCTTAACTTACATTTGCAATGTCAGTATAAGTGATACTAGTTACTCGCGATGTGCGTCGAtaacttgataaaaaaattatattgtaaaaatacgcattaaaaataattttataaaaatattttaattttttttaatattataattttttttaaagtaacggtaagtttcttttttttaaatacaaatacagttaaaaaataaagtttattttagtcaccagcatttttttttaactaatgcttttattacatttttgttttttgttgtaaCCTTAATGAAATCTGAAAACACTTAATTTTGTGTAGGTActtagattttattaattttttggtttaatgtagcgttaatatttttcttaaaatactGAAAGAATAAATTGATATGTATAATCACATTCTTAAAAAGCTGCAATAtgcttgtaatttatttttatttttttttttttttaatttgattcaataaaaaataataaaatatatatgacttCTAAATGAAACTACTAATTACATACGAGTACATCATTTCAATTTTTAACAGATAAAGAACAAGAAACGACATGTTTGCGAAATCAGTGCTCTTATTCCTAATATTATTTCTAACAAGCGCGAGTTATCAGCAAACCAGGACACTTGAAAAGTTTCAGGAAGTTTTCGCGTGGAAACAGTTAACTTACAACATTTACGGGAATGTGTgtgagtataaataaataaattaaaatgtttaacgtaCGCAGACGGCCATTTGTTAACCGCGAAACGGcagtaaaatagtttttttttatttggagcaatggattttattttctaatgtgtAGCGatttgattttagttgatttttaATACTTTCTCAAAAATTCTAACTTGAAAACCTCTTTCGAACAGTTAGTATATTAAGAAATCACAACTATTGCTTGTCGTCTATCGATATCTTAAATTATGCGTTCAAAACTCTATGTAAGTAAATTGCTTGACTTTATAAACAAGAAGTGTGAATATGCAGGGCCAGATTTAGAGGTCTGGAGGCCTCGAGGCGACAAAGGAATGAAGGCCCATTGGTCCCAAATTATTATCCAAATAAAATGGATGgcttttttaaaggtttttttaaaaCTCCCCCcccaaaaaaaatatgaaaggaaAAGTTGTTTACTAGTATTTATACTTAGtctgaatttgattttttttccgaAGTCTATTGTGAAGGCCCCCGGCAAGCTCTCCCCTAAATCCGGCCCTGtgaatatgattttaaatatagaattttttaaagCGTCCTTGACCAACCCTGTCAATAGATATTTATGTCGTGTAGTTCTTATGATGCAATCTTTATAcaattaattgtatttgctagcaaacgaaaaaaaaaccgattttaattacaCCGATTTGAGTAACACAATGTAGGTAGACTAAACAAATTaagtggtgtcatgggacactaGGTATGAACgtagttccttcggatagtatagaagcaacacaatttgaaaaaaaaaaatgttgaattttatatatattttctagttcttgattttttttttgttgtttggtttttaatttagtacataaaagtatttaggaaatttagtagtttagaaaataacaaataccgtaaaataaaataaatcaattaaaataataataataataattcaaactattaagtgaaataaaaaaaaacatatggctttatttatttttgtcgacagtataaaattacataaataattttaaaaaaagtttactagtaatattttagttttacaaaagtcatattatacagtcgtgtgaccgATATtatgtcacttccgttatatatttttcttacggttttagaatcacatttttttcagttcgctcgcccagccaaatgtcaagcctaccgtaaggaacttcgttccaaaaatggtcgagtaaatacacatttttagagataactcaaaaaatacctACTCGAAACAAAAtcgaaacaaaatcaaaatcaaaaatatctttattcaaattggcTTCAAAAGCAGCTTcgaattttacaaattaaaattttaattacttttaaaagtgaGTTACCACCGGTGCCGgatgtagattctgtagagaatactcggtaagaaactccgcagttgctcttttaaaaataataatatataaactgtgttttagtacaaaattagtaatatcttgcttGAAATACAGCGTcgctaagtccacacatctttatcaactatgtaatcctgaaCTGAATGaagctttagctattaatttcttttttaatacaaactttatttttttttctcaaataaattcaatacataaatatgtgacaaataccacctttcgattataaaaagattttttatatattacttagtCGCTAATGAATCCTAGCGAAATCATACATGACATTTTTATGTAGTGGAAACAAAGATAACGTAGagagacaaataaataaaataaacccgTTTTTTCTTATAAGTGCCTTGTAAACATTAACACGattgtaataattgttatatcCACTTGACATACAGCCATAAATGTTTTcaaacatattacaaaataaaatcccTCATCGCGTCTGTTTacgataaactcaaaaactatatAACGGATTTTAATGCGATGTCATCTACTCATAAATAGAGAAGATTTAGCGGGCGATTAGCTCACCAGTAGATCACGTTTTTTGACGGATagcggtatccaacagataaaagtttttgaatgtattcttctttttttaccATTGTATTTCACTGTATTTGTGAGTCATttgcaaatattaatataaatgttgtaatttatttattgagcaGGAAAAGAATCTAATAGGTTATTCTATCTCCCGCTGTAAAAGTCTAATCGTAACCAGTGACTttgatttttaagttttgtcGTTTTAACTAGTTATCGATCACGATCATGATTCAGCCATGGGCCTCTTTGTCCAAGTAGGAGGGTAGGAGCTTAATCCGACACGCTGCAGCTTAGGTTGCAGGATAcgttccctattatgagtaacgactGCTTAACGCGCTCTCTAAGGACAGCTCTGcagtcaccaactcgcctgcccagcgtggtgactatgggcaaaacaaatgagttcacgttatttttggcgtaaacttatggaggcctatgtccagcagtggactgtataggctgtaatgatttgaattaaataaaataatcatcaaaatcagtagaCCCAGATGGTAACAGACACATAAAATACAATCGACTTGAGTCCTCGTGCTGCTGCTGGAAGCTGGTGAATgagtgacgagagcattacgaaaagtgtgatcgagcgaggcgaacggaaattggGAGGGAAGTAAGAGATATAGTTAAGTTTCGTAGGTaggttttactttagtcgtgtggtctaaggcacactTGTTTTTTGAAGTCCGTCCGTTAAAATCtaggataatattttaaaggcaTTGTATGTTACATAGatgcaaaacaaaataaaataagcttCACTTACCATAAATAACCTACTGTATGTATAGTTCAGGGTCGTCTGCAATTCTGCAGTCAATATTAGCTACTATCATAAAAGGCGTAATTGTCTTGTTAATCCATTACATAACAATCAACCTATCaatttaaccgacttaaaaagaAGGATGTTCTCAAATCGattgtattgtttttaactgatttcaaaaaaagaaggaggtctACAATTCGTCTATATTGTTTGACTTGAAGAATACGCCCTTAACAACCACTcttgtgtagtggtgcgtgtgggCGCTTAAATTTCGGCGGtatgtaggttcgattcccgttcggtatggatatttgtatttatacaaatatttgtttccggtttggatgtctgttctgACCCATAAgggtccccaccgtgcctcggagagcacattaagctgatagcgatcgttattcatagtaaaaaatatataccccCAACCCTAATCCTCCTCcatatagagaaagaggcctatgcccagcagtgagatgttacaggctgaatcatatcGTATCGTATATAGAATATCTAcccatacatatataaaagatttttaaatgccctcaaaataataataataataaaaactttttctttaaatcCTTTACTAACAACATATAACGTCGTATAAGttgttaataaaaagttttttttttacttttaatatactttttacatTATACTTATCACCTACCAAGTTCCTCAGTTTGGTTTCACAGCGGGGAAATCATAAAACCCTTAGACCGCCATCTTTAGAAGTATGCCACattagatttagaaaaataacATAACGTTGTTTTTCGTTAACGttccctttcatttgatactcaTATTGTAGGAgcgcattaaaaataaataaatagtccgCCATCTTTAAATGTCCGCCATATTGGGTTTAGCAGAAGCACGAAACTGCTCGTGTGTTCAGCGCGttgcaagtttttttttcagctaTGCTGGACACTTGATTAGGTAACTTTTAATGTGGTTATTGCTAGGCATCTCTCGCGTTTTAACATTAGTATTACGAAAATGACGATCATTAACTTTACATCAACGTGAATTGCAATGTTtttgtacctttttttacttcaattaaGGAGACTATTTTGGATTTACCTTTGTTGGGTCTATTTCCTGTTGTGGTTCCTGTGGTGGTGAAACTAGCTTTAGCTTTCGGCTTTGATTTAGTATAGCGACTTCAACACTGTAAAACAACTTGTCTATAGACATATgtctattaattaaaaattaactttatagtaggagatccgaactggAGACGAACTTCAcctataattttatacttagtaattttacaaggcaaacatctgtatgtacACAAAGTTAACAAAAATATGCAAAACTAGAAGTGTAAATGCTGCGaacttgttttatgttttaccaTACAATAAACgttaatactattttcatttattgaTCTATAAATGTATTAGTAGTTTTGTAGTAGTGTAGTTCGTCATCAAACtctactatttaatttatttcttcttGCAGTACTCGAAGACAGATACGGCGAGGTTGAAGCCGCTCGCGAGAAGAGACGGGCTGACACGATCGTGTTCAATGACGACGAGGACGCTGCCACAGACTGGAGCAAGCGTAtgacttataatttatttattaaccgacttcttAAAGGGAAGATTTTCACCACatcactttttactgggtgtaccgattgaAACCATGGCACGGAAAGTTAGGGCAACAGTCACAGCGCAAGCTAGCTACAGGACTGTTGCATtggcggtcgcgagttcgatctcCGCAtgtggcatacatttgtattgaccatacagatgtgtTCCGTGATCTgtgcatttgtgcttgtgtatagTATGCGTTTCTGAACACCCGatacaggagtaaatcctagaaggactataaatagtaatccttgaggccgttgagtgtgaggggtttatttaataatatattatattaaccaaataacatactttaaagaacaaattttatagcacttaaataaataatatgttgctccaacgccatctatcaaaaatcgagaaaacgtcgtcgatagactaaaataaccctaaattaataacgtcgaaagactaataaattgttttctaatagcgatagatggcggtagtttatttaccattttgatattatattttaatctttttcatatttactgaatttttcattcaattacaataaaatatagcctatgtcactcctgaatagtgtagctttctgttagtgaaagaattttcatgatcggatcagtatttgcgaagatgaccccctacatacaaagttataaattttacctctttatgatattagtatagatttatctAGTAtggactaaaaataaaattttattttcattgcaGGACCAGATAGTAACAACAACGGTACGAGTACTGTTACTACAGTCAATCCAAATGGTAAGACTCATTTTAAGCGCTTTTCGCGTAGCTAATACTGAGATGGATTCGGCGATTAGATCTTTTaggcaaacaaaaaattatttagtggAGTTTAGGTACTCCTTAAGTCACAATGGCCCATGGTGTGTAAAATTTATAGCAAGTGAAATCGTGTCGAACATTAACTGTGGGCGGTAATGCTAAGACCTATCGTGAGAGTTACGTTTTACGCAACGCCTCTTGTGAGAACGATgagtgtatttttaaatataatgacaATTGTTCTAAatgagtaaactccagtcgcatATCGGGACTGACACGCACAAAAACTATAACTTAGCGACCGCAGTCTGGTTTTTATCTTTTTGTAATTTCAGATGAAGCAGGAAAGTTTTTTGTTCAATACAACAATGTACCGATGGGAGTTGAAAGAGTCGGTGATAGATTGTTCGTGACTGTACCACGGAGACGATACGGTGAGTAGACTTAAGAGAGTAAAGATTAATGGCCTTCCCACTACTCTTATTTTTTCGCCactttataatactttttatataggTAGAGCATATGTTTAGaaagggcacagtaggaattatCCCCAACCTTAGAGAAGATTCCGGACCGTTGTGTTTGTGTcgtaaaaaagataataaaagcTCCCAGGGATGTGCTGTATTAGCAGTGGTATTAGGGTGGACAACGCACTATTATTGCTCCTGGTATTAAGTGGCTCCTGACATCGGCAACCGCTTACCACTAAGTAGATCTTATGCTTGTTCGTCATTTTGATTGATTGAGAAAATCTTCTCTTCTCATTGTAACTGaggtaaaattattataaaaaacaaattacattacTCGAACAGGACTCAActaaaatatcttcaaaaaccaatatttttctaatacaaCGTTTGCAAATAAATGTAAGGTctgtctgatggtaagcgaattcCGTAGCTTATGGATGACTGCAACACTGCAGGTGCAAGCATTGCAGGTGAACCTTGTTGACAGACCTAAAAGTTAACGTTAGACaagagatattaaaataaaaactaaatgaaGAAACATTTTGACAATAAATATGTAGAGCAATGTCTCAgacaacaattattttacagGTATACCCTCCACCCTTAACTTTATTGATTTGAAAGAAACAAGGGACAGGTCGCCAGCATTGCGGCCGTATCCGAACTTGAGTGAGGCGAGGTCTCTGACGTCGGTGTACAGGACGCGAGCTGACGAATGCGGTAGACTGTGGATGGTCGACACGGGGCTACTGGAAATACCAGGTACGATACGATTtaggctgtaatatcccactgctaggcatagacctctttctccatgtagaaatATCGGACCTTtgtccaccatgctgctccactgcggataggcagatatattccctactatgagtaacgaaaaaaatatttgtactaacataaattatatttgtgtcgTTGTTCAAAACGTTAATTAACAGAACAAATATACAACTACTTACAGACAACCCGAGCCAATTGCAGCCGGCAGCGATTGTGATATACGACCTGGAAACCAACACTCAGATCATGACATATCCCTTCAAGAGCTCCGACATTCCAGCTGCGAACACACCGACAGGTGAGCTGTGAAAACCTTTATGAATCCCATATATCAGCTACCTGATGTTGAGTAAGCATCGCCACAgcctagcccgttggcgcagtttgtagataccct
This genomic interval carries:
- the LOC123662436 gene encoding L-dopachrome tautomerase yellow-f2-like; its protein translation is MFAKSVLLFLILFLTSASYQQTRTLEKFQEVFAWKQLTYNIYGNVLLEDRYGEVEAAREKRRADTIVFNDDEDAATDWSKLFIAGPDSNNNGTSTVTTVNPNDEAGKFFVQYNNVPMGVERVGDRLFVTVPRRRYGIPSTLNFIDLKETRDRSPALRPYPNLSEARSLTSVYRTRADECGRLWMVDTGLLEIPDNPSQLQPAAIVIYDLETNTQIMTYPFKSSDIPAANTPTGLASITIDINGDCEDAYAYVPDLTTFGVIVYSLKENDSWRHSHAYFSFNPVASTLDIAGERFQWDDGVFSITLSERGADGCRTALFHPLIGTEEFSVSTCVLKNRAVRQSRNYFSLYSLVGRRGDASQSTMHGYHQGTGTVFFADVGRDAVSCWNTGTLLNPSNIAILARDRQRMSYPSDLHVTGDEVWVMANTLPRFGYSRLNTNEYNFYIYRGNVYELIKNTVCEPPQL